The Shinella zoogloeoides genome contains the following window.
GGCGGCGACGCTCGACGCGATGGAAAAGCCGTAAGGGGCAGGGATGTTCGGACTGGATATCACCATCGTCGCGATTTTCGCGCTGGCCGCACTCTCCACCGCGGGCCTCGCCTACGGCCTGCTCTTCTCGCGTATCGAGGCGCAGAAGAAGACGGAAATCCGTGTCCGCCGCGTGCAGGCCAGCGAGACGGACCAGGCCCGGGCGAAGGTCGCGCGCGACCGCATGCAGGAGCTTTCCAAGCGTCGCCGGTCGGTGCAGGAATCCCTGAAGGATCTCGAAAAGAAGCAGCAGGAACAGACCAAGCGTGTCGCGACGACGCTCAAGGCGAAGCTTGCGCAGGCGGGCCTGTCGCTCACGCCCGCGAAATTCTATGTGTTCAGCGTCGTCTTCGGCCTCTTCGCCCTCGTGGTGACGCTTCTGGCGGGCGCGGGCCTGCTGGTGTCGCTCGGTGTCGGCTTCATCGCCGCGGCGGGTTTTCCCCGCTGGTTCGTCGGCTTCCTCATCAAGCGCCGGCTGAACAAGTTCCTAGAGGAGTTTCCCAACTCGCTCGACGTCATGGTGCGCTCGATCAAGTCGGGCCTGCCGCTGACCGACGCGCTCCGGCTGATCGCGTCCGAGGGGCAGGAGCCGGTGCGCACGGAGTTCCGCAAGGTCGTCGAATCCCAGCAGGTCGGCCTCAGCGTGTCCGAGGCCTGCGCGCGCATGTTCACCAGCATCCCGCTGCAGGAAGTCAATTTCTTCTCGATCGTCATCGCCATCCAGAGCCAGGCGGGCGGTAACCTTTCCGAAGCGCTCGGCAACCTTTCGCGCGTGCTGCGCGAACGCCGCAAGATGCGCGCCAAGGTCAGCGCGCTCTCGATGGAAGCCAAGGCCTCGGCGGTCATCATCGGCGCCCTGCCGTTCATCGTGACGCTGCTCGTCTACCTCACCTCGCCGGGCTACATCATGATCCTGTTCACGGATCCGCGCGGCCATATCATCCTCGGCATTTCCGCGGTGTGGATGTCCATCGGCATCTTCGTGATGCGCAACATGATCAATTTCGACATCTAGGATATCCGGTCATGGTCGCCCTGCTCACCGATCCAGCCTTCCTTCTCCCGGCCTTCGTGGTGATCGCCGTGCTGGCGACCTTCTATACGCTCGCCGCACCCTATTTCGACCGCGGCGACCTCGACAAACGCATGAAGGCGGTGGCGCTGGAACGCGAGCAGATGCGTGCGCGCGAACGCGCCCGCCTCAATGCGGAAGCCGTGCAGAGCAAGGCCTCGCTGCGCGCCCAGCACAACACCTCGGTCCGCCAGGTCGTGGAGCGGCTGAACCTGCGCGAGGCGCTGGTCGACGCCAACACGATGAACCGGCTGCGGCAGGCGGGCTACCGGTCCCAGAACGCCCTCAACGTCTTCCTCTTCGCGCGCTTCGTTCTGCCCTTCGTCTTCCTGGCGCTCGCCATCTTCTACATCTTCTATCTCGGCTTCCTCGGTGACAAGCCGTTCCCGATGCGCGTCCTTGCGACGGTCGTCATCGCCTATATCGGCTTCTACGTGCCCAACATCTTCATCTCCAACAAGGTGTCGAAGCGCCAGACGTCGATCCGCCGGGCCTGGCCGGATGCGCTCGACCTCATGCTGATCTGCGTGGAATCGGGCATTTCCATCGAAGTGGCCTTCAAGCGCGTCGCCGACGAGATCGCCATGGCCTCGCCGGAACTGGCCGAGGAGCTGGTGCTCACCACGGCCGAGCTTTCCTTCCTGCAGGAGCGGAGGCAGGCCTATGAAAACCTCGGCACGCGCGTCGGTCTCGACACGGTGAAAGCGGTCACGCAGGCCCTCATCCAGGCCGAGCGCTACGGCACGCCGCTCGCCCAGGCGCTGCGCGTGCTGGCGCAGGAATGCCGCGACCAGCGCATGAACGAGGCGGAAAAGAAGGCCGCTGCCCTGCCGCCGAAGCTGACCGTGCCGATGATCCTGTTCTTCCTGCCCGTGCTGATCGCCGTCATTCTCGGCCCCGCCGGCATCCAGGTTTCCGACCGCTTCTAAAATAAAAGCTCTACCGACATGAAAACGCCCAGGTCGACGCTCGTGTCGGCCGGGGCGTTTGCGTCTTGGGAGGGACGCTTTGGGTCTCAGTTGGTGCTCCGGCTGTCGTCGGCCGCCAGTTTCTTCCAGGCGTTCTGCTGGGTCAGCATGGCGCGCAGATACGCGACATTGGCCTCGGCCTGCGCGGCGGTCAGCTCCTGCCGGGCGATGGTCTCGGCTTCCTGGAAGCGGCCCTGCAGGCCGACGGCGAGCGCGAGGTTCTGGCGCACGCCGCTGTCGGCGCCGGGTTGCTGGGCGGCCGAGCGCAGATAGGTCTCGGCAGTCTTCAGGTCCCGGGCCAGCACATAGGACATGCCGAGATTGGAGAGGACCGAAGGCTCGTTCGGCTGGATGTCGAGCGCTTCGCGGTAACGCTGGCGCGCTTCGCCCGAGCGGCCGAGCTGGTCGAGGATCGCGCCCTCGGCCGATTTCAGCTTCCAGTCCGGCCGGTCCGGGGTCTGGGCGCGCAGGATCGTGTCCAGCGCCTGCTGGAGCTGGCCGGCGGCGGCCTGCGCCTTGCCGTAGGCGGCGAGCACTTCGCGGTTGTTGGGGTTGTTGATGGCGACCTGCTGCATGACGGCGAGCGCCTGGTCGTTGCGCCCGTTCATGCGCAGCACGCTGGCATAGTTCATGCCGACCTGCGGGTCCTTGGGGTTCTTCTCATAGGCCTGACCGATGCTGTCGGCGGCGCTGCGCAGCTCCGTCGCGTTCATCGTGCCGACCGGCTTGCCGCTGTTCGGGATGGAGCCGGTGGTCATGTTGCTCTTGCCGGCACAGCCTGTGACCGCGACGCCGATGGCAAGAAGGGCTGCGCCCGTAAGGAGCGTCGAGCGAATGGAAGGAGGGCAAGCGGCCATGATCAGTCCCCGAAGCGATTTCCGCATCCCGCGGCGGTTAATGAATCACGCCGCAATCTCCGCTCCAGCAATAATCTGTTAACCCTAACAGAGTGTTAATTGCCCTCGTTCAGAGATTCGCTCCAAAGGTTCCGCCATGGCCCCCTTCCAGTTCATCGACCGGCCCTCTCCTTTCAACACGAAAGGCGGCAGGACCCTGCCGATCTTCGCCATCACGCCGGCCCATATCGAGACCGGGACGATCGATCCGATCGCGCTCGACTGGGCCAAGAAGGCCGGCTTCAAAGCGGAGGCGGGCGCGCTCCTGATGGTGCCGACCGAAGACGGGCATCTCGGTGGCGCGCTGTTCGGCCTCGGCAAGAACCCGTCGGACGCACCCTTCCTGACGGGCAAGCTCGCGCGCACCCTTCCGGCCGGCGACTGGCATATAGAGACCGCGCCGCTGACGGCGAACCGCCTTTCCCTCGGCTACGGCCTCGGCAGCTACCGTTTCGAGCGCTACAAGGCCTCCGCCTCCGAAGCGCCGACCCTGCTCATTCCGACCGATGCCGACGCCACGGACATCAAGCGCCAGCTCGCCGGCGTCTTCCTTGCCCGCGACCTCATCAACACGCCGACAAACGATATGGGGCCGGAGGCGATGGAGGATGTCTTCCGCGCCCTCGGCGAGCATTACAAGGCGAAGGTCTCGGTGATTACCGGCGAGGATCTGCTCAAGGAGAATTTCCCGCTCATCCACACGGTTGGCCGTGCCGCCGCGCAGGCCCCGCGCCTGCTCGAACTGCGCTGGGGCAAGAAGGGCGGCAAGCGCGTGACGCTGGTCGGCAAGGGCGTGTGCTTCGATACCGGCGGCCTCGACATCAAGCCGTCCTCCTCCATGCTCCTGATGAAGAAGGACATGGGCGGCGCGGCGAATGTCATGGGCCTTGCGCTGATGATCATGGACGCCAAGCTGAAGGTGGATCTGCGCGTGCTGCTGCCGGTGGTGGAGAACTCCATTTCCGCCAACGCCTTCCGCCCCGGCGACATCTACAGGAGCCGCAAGGGCCTGACGGTGCAGATCGACAATACCGATGCCGAGGGCCGGCTGATCCTTGCCGACGCGCTCGCCTATGCGGACGAGGAGGATGCCGACCTCATCGTCGACATGGCGACGCTGACGGGCGCGGCCCGCGTTGCGCTCGGCCCCGACCTGCCGCCCTTCTTCACCGATGACGAGGATCTTGCCCACGACCTCACCGAGGCGAGCCTTGCGGTGGACGACCCGATGTGGCGCATGCCGCTCTATATGGGCTATGACAAGGACGTCTCCGCCCGCATCGCCGACCTTACCAACGCCCCTTCGGGCGGCATGGCGGGCTCGATCACGGCGGCGCTCTTCCTCAAGCGCTTCGTGACGCGCAACAAGCACTGGGCGCATTTCGACATCTACGGCTGGGCGCAGGCCGAGCGGCCGCATTCGCCCGTCGGCGGCGAGGCGCAGGCGATCCGCGCGCTCTACCACCACCTGCGCAACGTCACCGCATAGGCGCAGAGCTTTCCTTCGGGCGAATGATACGGTAGCGTAACGAAATCATTCGCCCGGGAGAAACCGCCGTGCCGGTAGATCTGACCCCATCGCAGGCGCTCGGCCTCTGGCACGCGGTCACGGTGCAGCAGGTGCATCACGACGGGCGCGACTTGACGCTGCGCCAGCTCGCCATCCTGCTCGAAATCTACCTCGTGCCGCCGCCGCATACCGTGCGGGGGCTGGCCGCCAAGCTCGGCGTCACCAAGCCCGTCATCACACGGGCGCTCGACACGATGGGCGAACAGGGCCTCGTCACCCGCCAGCGCGATGAGCGCGACAAGCGCAACGTCGTCATCAAGCGCACGGTGGACGGCGCCCTCTTCCTCGAACGCCTCGGCGATCTTATAATCGCCACAGGCCGCAGCCAGACTTCCTGAAGGTTTCCGCGAGAAGATCATGAACGCCCTGCCAGACCGCCGCCTCCACGCCTACCGCCCCGATCTTGCCGAGGAAGCCCTGCGCGGCTCTGTTCCCGCCGGGCACTATGTCGCCGGCACGCCGGCACGCCTTTCGGCCCCCGTCGCCTCCCTCCGGCCCCGGCCGGACGAGGCCGCCGGCATCGACACGCAGGTGCTGTTCGGCGAAGGCCTCCGCGTGCTCGACCGGGCGGACGGCTGGGCCTGGGTGAAATCGGATTTCGACGGTTATGTCGGCTATCTGCCGGAAACGGCGCTGGATGCGACCGTGACGCCTGCAACCCACATCGTCGCCGTGCCGCGCACCTTCGCCTATACCGGCCCGGACCTGCGCACGCCCATGGCCTTCGCGCTTTCCATCGGAAGCCGGCTAACGGTTGTCAGCGAGAGCGAAACACGAGGAACGCGCTATTTCACGCTGGAAGGCGGCCAGTCCGTCGTCGCGGGCCATTGCCTGCCGGTAGGCGGGACGGCGGGCGACGACTATGTCGCCATTGCCGGCCGTTTCCTTGAAACGCCCTATCTGTGGGGCGGCCGCTCGGGCTTCGGCCTCGACTGCTCGGCCCTCGTGCAGCTTTCGATGATGATGACGGGGCGTAGTGCGCCGCGCGATTCCGACATGCAGGCCGCCGGCCTCGGCACGCCCATCGAACGGGAAGAGCTGCGGCGCGGCGATCTCGTGTTCTGGAAGGGCCATGTCGCCATCATGGAAGACGAGGCGACCATCATCCACGCCAACGGCCATACGATGAGCGTGGCGCGCGAACCGCTTGCCGCCGCCATCGAGCGCACCGGCTACCTTTACCAGCAGCCGACGGGCTATCGCCGCCCCGTTTAAAACAGGGTCTCGTAGATATCCGGCTTGAATCCGGCGGTCAGCGCGCCGTCGCGGTCGAGCATCGGCCGCTTGATCATTGAGGGCTGGGCGAGCATCAGCGCGATGGCCTTCTTCGCATCGAGATCCTGCTTGTCGGCATCGGGGAGGGCGCGGAAGGTGGTGCCGGCGCGGTTGAGCACGGTTTCCCAGCCGAGCGCGTCGACCCAGCGTTTCAGGCTCGCTTCGTTGATACCTTCAGCCTTGTAGTCGTGGAAGCGATAGGCGATGCCCTTGGCGTCGAGCCAGGTGCGGGCCTTCTTCATCGTGTCGCAGTTCTTGATGCCGTAGATCGTGACGGTCACGTCTGTCTCCTCATGCCCTCGCGATGGCCTTCATAGAGCGCCGATGCCCTCACGTCACCCCGAGATAGCGCCCGGGGCGATGATTGATGGCGAGCGTCATGTTGACGACGACGGCGCCAAGCACCGACAGGGCGAGGCGGTCGAGCGGAATGACGAAGAAGGCGGCCGAGAGGATGCAAAGGTCGACGGCAAGCTGGAAATAGCCGATGCGCAGGCCGAAACGATCCTGCAGGTAGATCGCCAGCACATTGATGCCGCCGAGGCCCGTGCGGTGGCGGAAGAGGATGAGAAGGCCGGTGCCGGAAAGCGCCCCGCCCATGATCGCCGCATAGAGCGGATCGAGATGGGAGAAGGAGATCAGCTCGGCGGTAAGCCGGGTAAAGATCGACACGAGCGTGACGGCGGCGAAGGTGCGCAGCGTGAAGGCCCAGCCGAGCTTTTTGACGGCGAGGATGTAGAAGGGCAGGTTGATGGCGAAGAACAGCCACCAGAAGCCGATGCCGGTCGCATATTGCAGCAGCAAAGCAAGGCCTGCCGTACTGCCGGCAAGCAGCACGGCCTTGGTGTAGATCACCACGCCGAGCGCCATGAACAAGGTGCCGATGACGATGGCGATGATATCCTCATAGGCGGAATGGCGCTCGGTCTGTGCGTCGGTCTCGATGGCCATCTTTCCCTCAGAGACTCAGGAACTTGGTGATGACGGCATCGACTTCCGCCGTCTTGAGGCCGGCGATGTTGATGCGGCCGGAGGTCGGCATGTAGATGGCGTGCTCGGCGCGCAGCTTCAGCACATCGGCCTCTTCCAGCGGCAGCAGCGAGAACATGCCTTCCTGTTCGCGGATGGCGGTCAGCACCTGCCAGCGGGCGGAAAGGCCGGCGGCGAGGCGCTCGCGGATCGTGGTGATGCGCAGACGCATGGTCTCGATCTCGGCCTTCCAGTCCGCCGTCAGCGCCGGGTCGCCGAGGATCGTGCTGACGATGGCCGCGCCATGGTCCGGCGGCATGGAATAGCTGGTGCGGGCGAGGGCGGCGAGGTTGGTGCGCACGGAAAGTGCGGTCTCGGAATTGCTGCAGG
Protein-coding sequences here:
- a CDS encoding type II secretion system F family protein produces the protein MFGLDITIVAIFALAALSTAGLAYGLLFSRIEAQKKTEIRVRRVQASETDQARAKVARDRMQELSKRRRSVQESLKDLEKKQQEQTKRVATTLKAKLAQAGLSLTPAKFYVFSVVFGLFALVVTLLAGAGLLVSLGVGFIAAAGFPRWFVGFLIKRRLNKFLEEFPNSLDVMVRSIKSGLPLTDALRLIASEGQEPVRTEFRKVVESQQVGLSVSEACARMFTSIPLQEVNFFSIVIAIQSQAGGNLSEALGNLSRVLRERRKMRAKVSALSMEAKASAVIIGALPFIVTLLVYLTSPGYIMILFTDPRGHIILGISAVWMSIGIFVMRNMINFDI
- a CDS encoding type II secretion system F family protein, whose product is MVALLTDPAFLLPAFVVIAVLATFYTLAAPYFDRGDLDKRMKAVALEREQMRARERARLNAEAVQSKASLRAQHNTSVRQVVERLNLREALVDANTMNRLRQAGYRSQNALNVFLFARFVLPFVFLALAIFYIFYLGFLGDKPFPMRVLATVVIAYIGFYVPNIFISNKVSKRQTSIRRAWPDALDLMLICVESGISIEVAFKRVADEIAMASPELAEELVLTTAELSFLQERRQAYENLGTRVGLDTVKAVTQALIQAERYGTPLAQALRVLAQECRDQRMNEAEKKAAALPPKLTVPMILFFLPVLIAVILGPAGIQVSDRF
- a CDS encoding tetratricopeptide repeat protein, which produces MAACPPSIRSTLLTGAALLAIGVAVTGCAGKSNMTTGSIPNSGKPVGTMNATELRSAADSIGQAYEKNPKDPQVGMNYASVLRMNGRNDQALAVMQQVAINNPNNREVLAAYGKAQAAAGQLQQALDTILRAQTPDRPDWKLKSAEGAILDQLGRSGEARQRYREALDIQPNEPSVLSNLGMSYVLARDLKTAETYLRSAAQQPGADSGVRQNLALAVGLQGRFQEAETIARQELTAAQAEANVAYLRAMLTQQNAWKKLAADDSRSTN
- a CDS encoding leucyl aminopeptidase family protein, translating into MAPFQFIDRPSPFNTKGGRTLPIFAITPAHIETGTIDPIALDWAKKAGFKAEAGALLMVPTEDGHLGGALFGLGKNPSDAPFLTGKLARTLPAGDWHIETAPLTANRLSLGYGLGSYRFERYKASASEAPTLLIPTDADATDIKRQLAGVFLARDLINTPTNDMGPEAMEDVFRALGEHYKAKVSVITGEDLLKENFPLIHTVGRAAAQAPRLLELRWGKKGGKRVTLVGKGVCFDTGGLDIKPSSSMLLMKKDMGGAANVMGLALMIMDAKLKVDLRVLLPVVENSISANAFRPGDIYRSRKGLTVQIDNTDAEGRLILADALAYADEEDADLIVDMATLTGAARVALGPDLPPFFTDDEDLAHDLTEASLAVDDPMWRMPLYMGYDKDVSARIADLTNAPSGGMAGSITAALFLKRFVTRNKHWAHFDIYGWAQAERPHSPVGGEAQAIRALYHHLRNVTA
- a CDS encoding MarR family transcriptional regulator — encoded protein: MPVDLTPSQALGLWHAVTVQQVHHDGRDLTLRQLAILLEIYLVPPPHTVRGLAAKLGVTKPVITRALDTMGEQGLVTRQRDERDKRNVVIKRTVDGALFLERLGDLIIATGRSQTS
- a CDS encoding C40 family peptidase, which produces MNALPDRRLHAYRPDLAEEALRGSVPAGHYVAGTPARLSAPVASLRPRPDEAAGIDTQVLFGEGLRVLDRADGWAWVKSDFDGYVGYLPETALDATVTPATHIVAVPRTFAYTGPDLRTPMAFALSIGSRLTVVSESETRGTRYFTLEGGQSVVAGHCLPVGGTAGDDYVAIAGRFLETPYLWGGRSGFGLDCSALVQLSMMMTGRSAPRDSDMQAAGLGTPIEREELRRGDLVFWKGHVAIMEDEATIIHANGHTMSVAREPLAAAIERTGYLYQQPTGYRRPV
- a CDS encoding ArsC family reductase, producing MTVTIYGIKNCDTMKKARTWLDAKGIAYRFHDYKAEGINEASLKRWVDALGWETVLNRAGTTFRALPDADKQDLDAKKAIALMLAQPSMIKRPMLDRDGALTAGFKPDIYETLF
- a CDS encoding YitT family protein — its product is MAIETDAQTERHSAYEDIIAIVIGTLFMALGVVIYTKAVLLAGSTAGLALLLQYATGIGFWWLFFAINLPFYILAVKKLGWAFTLRTFAAVTLVSIFTRLTAELISFSHLDPLYAAIMGGALSGTGLLILFRHRTGLGGINVLAIYLQDRFGLRIGYFQLAVDLCILSAAFFVIPLDRLALSVLGAVVVNMTLAINHRPGRYLGVT